In a single window of the Pedococcus dokdonensis genome:
- a CDS encoding carbohydrate ABC transporter permease, protein MAVTELDTVVAATATDKRRVKTTSKEVWTARWLLLPAVGFLILLTQIPFLFTVGYSTIKWNLLYPADRGFTGFKNYASALSSGDLGPSILATVLITALAVICSLLFGLLFALLLDRQFRGRALARTLMITPFLIMPAASALIWKYSMFDTNIGMLNWLSRTLHLPVVSWSTEHPMLAVVIVLTWQFTPFMMLILLAGLQGQDRGILEAAQVDGAGPWRTFTWITLPHLRMYVEIGVLLGAVIIIQVFDPIAILTKGTGGTKTLAYLLYERAFIGLDVGQAAAYGVITVVLTIIVATIALRTLFKVFMAGGSR, encoded by the coding sequence ATGGCTGTCACCGAGCTCGACACCGTGGTCGCCGCGACCGCGACCGACAAGCGTCGGGTCAAGACCACCAGCAAGGAGGTCTGGACCGCCCGCTGGTTGCTGCTGCCGGCGGTCGGCTTCCTGATCCTGCTGACCCAGATCCCGTTCCTGTTCACCGTCGGCTACTCGACGATCAAGTGGAACCTGCTCTACCCCGCCGACCGCGGGTTCACCGGTTTCAAGAACTACGCGTCCGCGCTGTCGTCCGGTGACCTGGGGCCCTCGATCCTGGCCACCGTGTTGATCACCGCGCTGGCGGTGATCTGCTCGCTGCTGTTCGGGTTGTTGTTCGCGCTGCTGCTCGACCGGCAGTTCCGCGGCCGGGCACTGGCTCGCACGCTGATGATCACCCCGTTCCTGATCATGCCGGCAGCGTCGGCGCTGATCTGGAAGTACTCGATGTTCGACACCAACATCGGCATGCTCAACTGGCTGTCGCGGACCCTGCACCTGCCGGTCGTGTCGTGGAGCACCGAGCACCCGATGCTGGCCGTCGTGATCGTGCTGACGTGGCAGTTCACGCCGTTCATGATGCTGATCCTGCTGGCCGGGCTGCAGGGCCAGGACCGCGGCATCCTCGAAGCCGCGCAGGTCGACGGCGCCGGACCGTGGCGCACCTTCACCTGGATCACGCTGCCGCACCTGCGGATGTACGTCGAGATCGGTGTCCTGCTCGGCGCGGTCATCATCATCCAGGTCTTCGACCCCATCGCCATCCTGACCAAGGGCACCGGCGGCACCAAGACGCTGGCCTACCTGCTCTACGAGCGGGCCTTCATCGGTCTCGACGTCGGTCAGGCCGCGGCCTACGGCGTCATCACCGTCGTGCTCACGATCATCGTGGCCACCATCGCGCTGCGCACCCTGTTCAAGGTCTTCATGGCTGGAGGAAGTCGATGA
- a CDS encoding carbohydrate ABC transporter permease — MTRTVRGGLVTALTWALVLIFFFPVFWMIINGFKPESVASSINPKVFFSPVTTGYQLAMDRGMKGYLINSVTASVTATIIAVVLAIPAAYALSIRRVKNVEGALSFFISTRFMPMAAVVLPLYIILKNLGLLDNIYVLAVVYGAVNLPVTVWMMRSFFLEVPFEIVEAARVDGAGLFREIVRIVLPLVLPGVAAAALISFIFSWNEYFLATLLTSNAARTTPPFLGSFVDGRGQFLAVLSAAATIAALPVIVAGWVAQKQLVRGLSMGAIK, encoded by the coding sequence ATGACCCGCACCGTCCGTGGAGGACTCGTCACCGCGCTCACCTGGGCGCTCGTGCTGATCTTCTTCTTCCCCGTCTTCTGGATGATCATCAACGGCTTCAAGCCGGAGTCGGTCGCCTCCTCGATCAACCCCAAGGTGTTCTTCAGCCCGGTCACCACCGGCTACCAGCTCGCGATGGACCGCGGGATGAAGGGTTACCTGATCAACTCGGTCACCGCCTCGGTCACCGCGACGATCATCGCCGTGGTCCTGGCGATCCCGGCTGCCTACGCCCTGAGCATCCGACGGGTCAAGAACGTCGAGGGCGCGCTGTCGTTCTTCATCTCCACCCGCTTCATGCCGATGGCCGCCGTCGTCCTGCCGCTCTACATCATCCTCAAGAACCTCGGCCTGCTCGACAACATCTACGTCCTGGCCGTCGTCTACGGCGCGGTCAACCTCCCGGTGACGGTCTGGATGATGCGCTCGTTCTTCCTCGAGGTGCCGTTCGAGATCGTCGAAGCCGCGCGCGTCGACGGCGCCGGACTGTTCCGCGAGATCGTCCGCATCGTCCTGCCCCTGGTGCTGCCCGGGGTGGCCGCCGCCGCACTCATCAGCTTCATCTTCAGCTGGAACGAGTACTTCCTCGCCACCCTCCTGACCAGCAACGCGGCCCGCACGACCCCGCCGTTCCTCGGCAGCTTCGTCGACGGCCGCGGCCAGTTCCTGGCGGTGCTGTCGGCGGCGGCGACCATCGCCGCACTGCCGGTCATCGTCGCGGGGTGGGTCGCCCAGAAGCAGCTCGTCCGCGGCCTGTCCATGGGTGCCATCAAGTAG
- a CDS encoding mannitol dehydrogenase family protein, giving the protein MTQEHIAHPRAAAGAALLPVVPEWVASPTYDRSQVTASIVHFGVGGFHRSHEAVYLDTLMNQGQALEWGICGVGVLPHDRRIIDTLDAQRGLYTVVVKHPDGKWSAQVVGSIVEVVFAPADPGYVVDRLADDRTRIVSMTITEGGYLVNQETGEFDAGDPGIQQDLAPGAVPHTVFGYVVAALARRRDQGRAPFTVMSCDNLPDNGDVAKRMICAFARLKDPGLADWMEANVAFPNSMVDRITPVTTEQDIERLTDQFGVTDLWPVVCEPFSQWVLEDRFTQGRPPFEDAGVQLVEDVVPYELMKLRLLNASHQALCYLGYLAGHTYAHEVCQDPLFVRMLATFMEQEASPTLQPVPGVDLADYRRQLLERFANPEIRDPLTRLCAESSDRIPQWLVPVIRHNLRTGGAIDVSALVVASWARYAEGLDERGRPIDVVDRRREAVTAAAARRHEDPLAFIRDRDLFGDLADDERFTAAYTKALTGLHEKGAVATTQAVLDA; this is encoded by the coding sequence GTGACACAGGAACACATCGCCCATCCCCGTGCCGCGGCCGGCGCGGCCCTGCTCCCGGTGGTGCCGGAGTGGGTCGCCTCGCCGACCTACGACCGCTCGCAGGTGACGGCCTCGATCGTGCACTTCGGGGTCGGCGGCTTCCACCGCTCCCACGAGGCCGTCTACCTCGACACCCTGATGAACCAGGGGCAGGCGCTCGAGTGGGGTATCTGCGGGGTCGGGGTGCTGCCGCACGACCGGCGGATCATCGACACCCTCGACGCGCAGCGCGGCCTCTACACGGTGGTCGTCAAGCACCCTGACGGGAAGTGGTCGGCCCAGGTCGTCGGGTCGATCGTCGAGGTGGTCTTCGCCCCGGCCGACCCCGGCTACGTCGTCGACCGCCTCGCCGACGACCGCACCCGGATCGTCTCGATGACCATCACCGAGGGCGGCTACCTGGTCAACCAGGAGACGGGGGAGTTCGACGCCGGCGACCCCGGCATCCAGCAGGACCTGGCGCCGGGTGCCGTGCCCCACACCGTCTTCGGGTATGTCGTCGCGGCGCTGGCTCGTCGTCGGGACCAGGGGCGCGCGCCGTTCACGGTGATGAGCTGCGACAACCTGCCGGACAACGGCGACGTGGCGAAGCGGATGATCTGCGCGTTCGCCCGGCTCAAGGACCCCGGGCTCGCGGACTGGATGGAGGCCAACGTCGCATTCCCCAACAGCATGGTCGACCGGATCACCCCCGTGACGACCGAGCAGGACATCGAGCGGCTGACCGACCAGTTTGGCGTGACCGATCTGTGGCCCGTGGTCTGCGAGCCGTTCAGCCAGTGGGTGCTCGAGGACCGCTTCACGCAGGGGCGGCCGCCGTTCGAGGACGCCGGGGTGCAGCTGGTCGAGGACGTCGTGCCCTACGAGCTGATGAAGCTGCGGCTCCTCAACGCCAGCCACCAGGCGCTGTGCTACCTCGGCTACCTGGCCGGCCACACCTACGCCCACGAGGTCTGCCAGGACCCGCTGTTCGTGCGGATGCTGGCCACCTTCATGGAGCAGGAGGCCAGCCCGACCCTGCAGCCGGTGCCCGGCGTCGACCTGGCCGACTATCGGCGGCAGCTGCTGGAGCGGTTCGCCAACCCCGAGATCCGTGACCCGCTCACCCGGCTCTGCGCCGAGTCCAGCGACCGCATCCCCCAGTGGCTGGTGCCGGTGATCCGGCACAACCTGCGCACCGGCGGAGCCATCGACGTCTCGGCGCTCGTGGTCGCCTCCTGGGCCAGGTATGCCGAGGGGCTGGACGAGCGCGGACGTCCCATCGACGTCGTGGACCGTCGCAGGGAGGCGGTCACCGCCGCTGCCGCCCGCCGGCACGAGGATCCGCTCGCCTTCATCCGCGACCGCGACCTGTTCGGTGACCTCGCCGACGACGAACGGTTCACCGCGGCATACACGAAGGCACTCACCGGCCTGCACGAGAAAGGCGCCGTCGCCACCACCCAGGCCGTCCTCGACGCCTGA
- a CDS encoding TetR/AcrR family transcriptional regulator, whose product MSQAASTRPSAARERILDAAFALFYARGIRAVGVDLIIAESGVAKATFYKHFPAKDDLVVAYLDKVDGVWSGQLKEAAAAAGPDPADQLIGLFDALGTACRREGYRGCAFINAAAESQPGTPVHDRTVAHKAAVLSWVHELAVQAGARSPDTLARSLTLLLDGGLASGALDASPDAPAAAKASARALVDASVRPVDDR is encoded by the coding sequence GTGCTGCTCGCGAACGCATCCTGGACGCCGCCTTCGCGCTCTTCTACGCCCGCGGCATACGGGCCGTGGGGGTCGACCTGATCATCGCGGAGTCGGGCGTGGCGAAGGCGACCTTCTACAAGCACTTCCCAGCCAAGGACGACCTCGTGGTCGCCTACCTGGACAAGGTCGACGGCGTCTGGTCGGGGCAGCTCAAGGAGGCCGCCGCTGCTGCCGGACCGGACCCCGCGGACCAGCTCATCGGCCTCTTCGACGCGCTCGGCACCGCGTGCCGGCGCGAGGGCTACCGCGGTTGCGCGTTCATCAACGCCGCCGCCGAGTCGCAGCCCGGCACCCCCGTCCACGACCGCACCGTGGCCCACAAGGCGGCAGTCCTGTCCTGGGTGCACGAGCTGGCGGTGCAGGCTGGGGCGCGCTCCCCCGACACCCTGGCGCGCTCACTCACCCTGCTGCTCGACGGCGGACTGGCCAGCGGCGCACTGGACGCCAGCCCCGATGCCCCGGCGGCAGCGAAGGCATCGGCCCGAGCACTGGTCGACGCCTCGGTTCGGCCGGTGGACGACCGCTGA